The genome window GTTTTATAACAGCAAAAGATTACATTCGTATTTAGGGTACGTTAGCCCAAGACAATTTGAGGAAAACAATAGAATGAAAAAAGTTGCTTAAAAAATTGTACATTTTTACTTGACCATGTCACATACCGGCTTCCATAGCAGCTTTTACATTCTCTTGAATTTGTTGTCTTGCCTGAGTTCTGTTGGTAAATTGGGCAGCAAATCTGGCAGCAAATTCCTGCCTTTCTTCCATTTGATTTAAACTGATTGTAATTTGCTGTCCGCATTTTTTCTATAGCACTGAAAAAAATAGGGCGTATAATTATAATTGTCTAATGTATTATTATAAAATATATTGATGTTATATATGAAGTTGAACAGTGTAGTTTGTGATATATTGTTATTGTAAAAAACTAAATAATTGTAAAAATCGCTTTTTTGATAAAAAAGACAGTTAGGTATTGAAGTATTTCTATATAATGGCAAACAAAATTCTTTATAGTATTCTTACAAGATTGTGTCGGCAGCTGTTTGATTTGCACTGGAAACGGACTAAGTTCCGCTTTTAAGCGGATACGTTCAGATTGAATTTCAAAAATTTTTTACAAATTATTGCTAATATTTTCGCAAATTTCAAATCGATAAATTTATTATAAAAATATATAATCAAATGATTGGGTATGCACCTATTTATAGTCATTAAAAGTTCTTTGAAATGGAGGTGGCGGGAATCGAACCCGCGTCCGGTTAAGCTTCAATTTAAGGCGGCTACATGCTTAGTCAGCGTTTGAGATGTCCCATTTCTTCTGCCCGCTGACAGGTGGAAGAAATGGTAAGCCTCTTAAGTCTCACTCACTTTTTAGAGGCATCAAAGTGAGCCAGCCTGCTGAGTTGGCGCCCTTTGCAAAGTCACAGGCAAACTTTACAAGGACGTCGCTGCTATCTACGCAGCAGCGAGTGCAAATTCGTCGTTTGCAACTATTATGGTTCGGCTGTTTTACGAGGTACCGAACCTCGGCATGCTCCTTAAACCTACACTTCCCGTCGAAACCATTTCACCCCCTTTAAGGGTAAAAATGACGAAAAATTTTCCGCCCAAAAGCGGACATCTTTTCAAACATCCTTGGATTAAACAACATATTTAAATTTTGATAAATTGCAAGGGGTATTTTGGTTCAGAGTTCAATGTTAATAGAAATTTGGTTATTGTTTGTTATTCATAGCTATTAGTTGTTATGTTTTGTTTCCTAAAAAAAGCAGGTTTAACGGGATAAACTTAACGTTTAGCACTTCATACTATTATCTCAAGTACCTCCAACTACTTTATCTTGTATTTATTTTTCAGATCCCTGTTGATGTCTCTTTCCATGTCTTTGCGTTTTATCGTTTCCCTTTTGTCGTGCAATTTCTTACCTCTTGCCAGTGCTATTTCCAATTTTATAAGGTTATTTTTCAGATAAAATTTCAAAGGAATTACTGTCAGCCCTTTTTCATTCGTTTTGCCCATTAACTTGTTAATTTCTCTTTTATGGAGCAGTAATTTTCTTGTTCTTGTCGGGTCGTGGTTCTCAATGTTTGCCTGGGTGTATGGGGAAATATGGCAGTTTATGAGAAAAGCTTCACCATCTCTGATTTTTACATGGCTGTCTTTGAGGTTAATTTTACCGTTTTTTGCCGATTTTACTTCCGTACCCAGAAGAGAAATGCCGGCTTCAAACTTTTCAAAAATTTCAAAATCGTGATAAGCCTTTCTGTTTGTTGCCAAAACTTTCATCAGATTTCCTTTTGTTTAATGTGTTCCACATATTTACCGGTCAAAGGCCGGTGATAGTAGTAAAAATTTAATTTCGTATGTTTATAATAGTTTGTCAATAAGTAAAGCTGCGATCGGCAAATGTGTTTTGCAGTAGCAATATGGTATTTATTGAAATAAAAAAGCCACCTTTTCAGGCGGCTTTAAAAAAACGGGAGCGACGAGACTCGAACTCGCGACCTCCGGCGTGACAGGCCGGCGTTCTAACCAAACTGAACTACGCCCCCAGCTTGTTGAAATGGGCGGTACAAGGATCGAACTTGTGACCCCCGGCTTGTAAGGCCGGTGCTCTCCCAGCTGAGCTAACCGCCCATTTTCCCACCATAAGGTGGAAGAAACGTCCCCAAGGGGATTTGAACCCCTGTCGCCGGCGTGAAAGGCCGGTGTCCTAGGCCAAGCTAGACGATGGGGACATCTTGGTTTATAAAAGATGCCATAAAAAATGAGCCGTGTAGGGATCGAACCTACGACCCGCTGCTTAAAAGGCAGCTGCTCTACCAACTGAGCTAACGGCTCATAACTGCGTCTGTCGCGTATTTCGCTGTAACAGGAAGCAATTTATAACAAAACAGCTGTGCGTTGTCAATAAGTTTTTTAAAAAATTTCATTGATTAAAATTGTTTCTTCTCTGTCCGTTCCGACCGAAATCAGAGCGTATCTTATGTCAAGATAATCCTTAATATATTCAACGTAGGCTTTTGCATTTTCAGGCAGGTCATTATAGGTTTTGACCTTTGTTATATCTTCCTTCCACCCTTTGAATGTTTTGTAGACCGGCTTGCAGTGTTCCAGGATTTTTATTTCAGGAGGGAATGTCTCATAAACCTTTCCTTCGTATTCATAGCCGGTGCATACGCGGATTTCATCCATGCCCGATAAAACATCAAGCTTGGTAAGAGCAATGTATCTTATACCGCTAAGAAGCTTTGAATACCTCATCGCAACAAGGTCAAGCCAGCCGCATCTTCTCGGTCTACCGGTTGTAGCTCCGTATTCACCGCCGGCTTCTCTAAGGCTTTCACCTTCTTCTCCATGAAGTTCAGTCGGGAAAGGACCGCTTCCCACACGGGTGGTATAAGCCTTCATCACACCAACTACGTTTGTGAGATGAAGAGGAGATAAACCTGTGCCTGTAAAAGCGCCTCCTGCAGTAGGATTACTTGAAGTTACAAAAGGATAAGTACCGTGATCCACATCCAGTAATGTTCCCTGGGCTCCTTCCAGCATAATCTTTTTATTTTCTGCTGAGAGTTCGTTAATGAGGTAACTTGTTTCACTGACATACGGCTCCAGAATTTTTGCGTAACGCTTGAAATCATCATAAATCTTTTGAGCATCCAAAGATTCGAGTCCATATATTTTTGTTGCGATATTATTTACCTCG of Flexistipes sp. contains these proteins:
- the smpB gene encoding SsrA-binding protein SmpB encodes the protein MKVLATNRKAYHDFEIFEKFEAGISLLGTEVKSAKNGKINLKDSHVKIRDGEAFLINCHISPYTQANIENHDPTRTRKLLLHKREINKLMGKTNEKGLTVIPLKFYLKNNLIKLEIALARGKKLHDKRETIKRKDMERDINRDLKNKYKIK
- a CDS encoding adenylosuccinate synthase, translated to MSTTLILGAQWGDEGKGKVVDLYTEQADVVVRFSGGHNAGHTVVIKGEKYILHLVPSGIMHEGKQNIIGNGVVVDPDALIQEIDDLKKRGINFDNRLFLSKRAHLIMPYHKLFDKHSEAKKGIQKIGTTGRGIGPTYADKMNRVGIRVCDLYDDEVLREKIFQNVSEVNNIATKIYGLESLDAQKIYDDFKRYAKILEPYVSETSYLINELSAENKKIMLEGAQGTLLDVDHGTYPFVTSSNPTAGGAFTGTGLSPLHLTNVVGVMKAYTTRVGSGPFPTELHGEEGESLREAGGEYGATTGRPRRCGWLDLVAMRYSKLLSGIRYIALTKLDVLSGMDEIRVCTGYEYEGKVYETFPPEIKILEHCKPVYKTFKGWKEDITKVKTYNDLPENAKAYVEYIKDYLDIRYALISVGTDREETILINEIF